The segment CCCGCCGCCGCCGAAAACTCCAAACACTTCCGGACGAAGTGATTGCTTTTCTCACACCTGGAGTCAATTCTCAATCCAAGGCTTTGGCTTTGTAACTTTATGCAAATTTTATTACTTACAGCTTATCCTGGCGCTTATGGGGTGCTTACCGGACCGCCACTCAAAATCTTTCCAGAACCTGGTTCAAACAACAGATATTGAACTTTGAGAAAATCAGAATCGCTTACATTCACATTCCTGAACTTGAGTTCAATCCAGATAACCCAGGTTTGATCATCGGCAGAAAAAGCCAGTTCTTTGGCTTCCCAGCGTGAGACATTGTCATTTTCAATGATTTTTACACCACGAATAGATCGCAACTTACTCTGGCAGGCACCGCGCACAAGCTCTTCAAGTTCAAAAGGTTGCGAATCGTCGTGATATGAAGTCACGACGAAAAAGGTCGGTGCCGACCGCACAGCAGTATTCTTTGTTACCGGTAAGGAGCTGTTTTTTGGTTGGGAATCAGCCGGAGTCGTTGGTATTCGCTGACGCCCGGATTGTCCCCAGGCAGGTGAACTCAGAGCCAAAATGATCAGCAAAATGGGCATCCATCGCGCCCAGGACAGCCGATCATGCTGATGAGAGTGACTGGAAATCTCAGCACAGGACATAGCATGGCCTCCTTTGAGAGGAAGTTTTGAAGGCTAGGAACGGGAAAAGTCAGGATTGATTGAGGTTATTGAATTGTTTTGGGGATGAGGAATCCGCCAGCGCCTGTGATGCACAATGCCCGTCAGGGGTGGATTCTATTAAAAAATAAAGAGTTCAGGCTATCGCAAGACACATCTCCGTTGACAGGAAGACGGCTTCCGCCATACCCTACACGCTTTTTCAGAACCACACCGACATATAGCATGTTGCAAGCCCGGAACCCGGAACCCGGAACCCGGAACCCGGAACCCGGAACCCGGAACCCGGAACCCGGAACCCGGAACCCGGAACCCGGAACCCGGAACCCGGAACCCGAATCCTCAATTCACCTCAGGACACATCAAGACATTATGCACTGGCACAATCTGTTTATTCCAACTTTGCGCGAAGCTCCAGCCGACGCTGAGGCTGTGAGTCATAAGCTTCTGGTACGCGCCGGGTTTATCCGGCAATTGACGGCAGGCGCCTATTCAATTCTGCCGCTTGCGCAGCGCACAATTTTGAAAATCACTGATATTGTCCGCCACGAAATGAATGCCATCGGCGGTCAGGAATTTTATCTCCCGGCGCTCAATCCAGCTTCAATCTGGCGTGAATCAGGCCGGTGGGATGTGATGGGCGACAATATGTTTCGCCTCAAAGACCGTAAAGGCGCGGAACTGTGCCTGGGGATGACCCACGAAGAGGTCTTCACCTCGATTGCCCGTCACGAAGTGCGATCCTACAAAGAGCTTCCGCAAATCTGGTATCAGATCCAGACCAAATTCCGCGATGAACCCCGTCCAAAGTCTGGATTGCTGCGGGTGCGGCAGTTCACGATGAAAGATTCCTACTCCTTTGATATTGACCAGGCTGGGCTGGATCAATCGTTCGACCTGCACGACGCCGCTTATCGTCGGATTTACAGCCGGTGTGGGCTCAAATTTGCTGTTGTCGAAGCCAGCAGCGGTGCCATGGGCGGTAGCGCGTCGAGCGAATTTATGGTGGCTTCAGACGCAGGTGAAGACTGGATTGCCAGTTGCCCGGAATGTGGCTATGCCGCCAACGTCGAAAAAGCAACCTCTAACCTGCCCGTGATTGAAGATGGCGAAGGGTTAGCAGCACCTGAGAAATTCCCAACGCCCAATGTGCGCACAATTGACGATCTGGCCAATTTTGAAGGTGGCGCGGCGGCTGACCGGCAGATTAAGACCTATGTCTGCATCCTGGATGAAAAGAACCTGGCGCTCCTGTTATTGCGCGGGGATCACGAATTGAATGAAACCAAGGTGCTCGATGCAACGGGTGCCATCCAATTTCGCCCGGCGCATCCAGAGGAAATCTTTAACGCACTGGGCGCGCATCCGGGCAGTCTCGGGGGTGTTGGCGTTATTAAATACCCGATTTATGCCGATGAATCATTGCGTGGACGCCGTGCGATGACCACCGGTGCCAACGAAGATGATTTCCACTTGCGCGGTGTCGAAATCGAACGCGATATCAAAGTCACCAAATGGGCATCACTGCGAACCGTCAAAGCTGGTGAAGGCTGCCCGAAATGCGCCGGAACGCTCGATGTCAACAAATCCATCGAAGTCGGCCATATCTTTAAGCTTGGAACCAAGTACAGCGTCTCGATGGGCGCCAACGTGCTCAACCAGGAAGGTCACGAAGTTCCGATTGTGATGGGAAGCTACGGCATTGGCGTCGAACGGATTATGGCTGCCGCTGTCGAACTCTATCATGATAAGGACGGGATTTGCTGGCCGGTTTCAATTGCTCCTTTTGAAGTCGTAGTGACTCCGGTCAACTACGCCGACGAAGAAATCTCCCGCGTCGCCAACCAGGTGTATGACGGCTTGAAAGCACAGGGCATTGACGTGCTGCTTGATCGCCGTGACGAACGCCCCGGCGTCAAATTCAAAGATGCTGACTTGATTGGGATTCCCTATCGCGTGGTGGTCGGAGCGAAGAAGCTGAAAGACCAGAAGGTTGAATTCTTTACCCGCTCGACTCGCTCATCCGAAGACATCGCCGTGGCCGACATCATCAACCACGTGGCAGGTGCGGTACGTGCTGAGCATGAACGGCTGAAGAAAGCAGAATGAAGAATTGAGAAAGTGGTTAGTGGTTAGTGGTTAGTGGTTAGTTCTTGGAATGTATTGATTTCTAACCACTAACCACTAATCGGATGCGCCCAGCAGGACTCGAACCTGCGACCTACGGCTTCATACCACTATAGCTTTCGCTACCCCCGTTGGGTTTGTGGTCTGGACTGTATCTTCACCATTTCAGGTGCAACACGTGCAGTCTCTACGGAACCCCTGGAGTTTACTTTTTGAATTTCTGCAACCCCAAAAGCATTTACCCTGAGCAATTTAACCATTTTCAGGTTGAATGCCAGCCTTCAATGCTTCAAAAGAAGGTTTCCTCGGTATTACCAGCGATGAGTACTCATCGGGAAGGCTTCACCGATATAGTGCTGTGCATTGCTGCAATTTTGTTTCTTGCAGCAAGTCCAATTTTCGGTTAGAAGGCCGTTGCTCTATCCAACTGAGCTATGAGCGCGCAAAGAACAATTTGAACGGAGCGCGACTATAGCAAAACCTGAGCTGGCGTTTCCAGACGTTTTTTCTCCAGCGACGCTCCCCATCAACGCGAAATGTATCGTTATCATCATCTTACCATCGTTATTCCGATTCACAACGAAGCGGAACTCCTTCCCTCAGTGGTTGCTTCCTTCCCTGATTTTGTAGATCACGTGATTTTTGTGGATGACGCCAGCACCGATGACACCCCGGCGGTGCTCCGGCACATCGTTGATTCCCGATCAGGGCGGTTTACCGTTTTGAGACACCTGACCAACCAGGGTGTTGGCGCGGCAACCGTCACCGGCTATCGCCATGCGTTGACCAGTAAAGCTGATTTGATTGTGCTGATGGACGGGGACGGTCAGATGGATGGCCGGGACTTGCCGTTGATGCTTGATACTCTCATTGGCGGCCCATTTGATTTTGTCAAAGGGAATCGCTTTGCGCATTCAAGCATTCAGCGCATGCCCTGGACGCGCTATGTGGGAAATTCCATCCTGAGCTGGCTTACCAGACTCGCCCTGGGCTGTAAACATCCGATTGACGCTCAATGCGGCTTTACGGTATTTCGAGCAACTGGCCTGCGGCAACTCGATCTACATCATTTATTTCCAAGATATGGGTTCCCCAACGACCTGCTGTTTGAAGTCGCTGCCAAAGGGTTGTATTTCACCAGCGTCCCGGTGCGGACCGTTTATGGCAACGAAATTTCCGGAATCAATCCATTTGTGGTGCTGCCAACCATTTTCGGGCTGATTGCCCGTGGCTACTGGCGTCGGCTGGGACGGCAAAGCAACAAACCCCGCACCCAGTGGAGTGAAACGCGAGCGAGTCAGTAGTCAGTAGTCAGTAGTCAGTAGTCAGTAGTCAGTAGTCAGTAGTCAGTAGTCAGTAGTCAGTAGTCAGTAGTCAGTAGTCAGTAGTCAGTAGTCGAGTGTTGGGATTTTGAAGCGCCTGTCAAGTGTATTTGGTTCTATTTGAATCATTTAGAAACAATTCTTTTCAAGAATTTGACGAATTCAACGATCCGGGTTTTGTCTACTGACGACTGACGACTGACTCATCAACGACTGACGACTGACGACTGACTTACAAGCGAAATTGCAAATTCCCATCGAAACAGGTAAAACTACGGCTGTCGCCATTCCTGCAATTCCCTCATCCATAACAGGATTTTCCCTTACGTTGCACTCGTCAAATACCAATACCAGTCATTTTTTCCTGATGACCGTTCTCTGACGGCACCCGATTGACCTGTGACTTAACCCGGAACCCACTCTTTCACCGAGGATCTGAGTATGATTCAACCAGCAGCACGCACCCGAAATTACAACTACGCCATCCGCAATATCGTCGTCGAAGCCAAGAAAGTCGAAGCTTCAGGCCGTCCGGTCACCTATCTCAACATTGGTGATCCGGTGATCTATGGGTTCCAACCACCCCAATCACTGATGGACGCCATGGCCAAAGCCGTCCGTGACGGCAACAACGGCTATGCCCCGTCAAATGGAACAGTTGAAGCCCGCGAGGCCATTGCCGAAGATTCAGCGAAGTTTGGAATCCCGATTTCACCTGAAGATGTGATTGTGACGTCTGGGGCGTCTGAAGGCGCGGATTTGATTTTGAGTGCCTTGCTGGAAATGGGCGATGATGTGTTGACTCCCTGCCCAACCTATCCGCTGTATTCGGCGATTACTTCCAAGCTGGGTGCCAAAGAGAATTACTATCATCTGGACCCGAAAAACAACTGGTTGCCGAACCTGGATGAAATTCGCGGCCTGATTACTCCACGCACCCGTGCCATGGTGGTTATCAACCCCAATAATCCAACCGGAACGGTGTATTCCAAAGAACTCCTCCAGGGGCTGCTCGATATTGCCGCCGAACACAACCTGGTGGTACTGGCCGATGACGTCTATCATCGGATGACCTATGGCCCGGCGGGTGCCCGACTGGCGGAACTGGCCCAGGGCATGGAAGTTCCGGTCATCACGCTCGAAAGCCTTTCGAAATCACACCTGGTGCCAGGCTGGCGCGTCGGCTGGATGACCTTTACCAACAAACCGGCAATGGCGGACCTGATCCCAGCCATTCGGAAAATGGCGGATGCCCGCCTGTGCAGCCCGCTTCCAACGCAGTGTGTGATTCCAGCCGCGCTTTCCGACCTCTCACACCTCAAAGAGACAATGGAAGCCATGAAATTGCGGGCTGACATCACGGTTGAGTCTATCAATGCGATTCCTGGAATGAACTGCACCCGTCCAGAAGCAGCCTTTTATATTATGGCCCAAATGGAAAACCTGGCTGGTGCCACAGATGAAGAGTTTGTGCTGGCCTTGCTGCGCGAAACCGGAATCCTGTTTGTGTATGGGTCAGGGTTTGGCCTCAACCCGCAAGATGGCTATTTCCGCATCGTGTTTTTGCCTCAACCCGAAGTGCTGCGCGATGTCTATGCCCGGCTGGGTGAATTTGCCACCGCCTGGCCTCATCGTGCCCGGCAGGCAGCGCAGGGGTAGGAGTGAGTGAAGTAGTGAAGTAGTGAAGTAGTGAAGTAGCGAACTTACGAGCGAGTAGCGAACTTACGAGCGAGTAGCGAACTTACGAGCGAGTAGCGAGTAGCGAGTAGTGAGTAGTCAATCAACTTTTGGTTGAAAATATGCTTTGAGCCGGTCAAGTTTTTACACGAAGAAACAAAACCTTTCTGAACTATCTGAACTGATTCAATTCTTTCTGACTACTCGCCACTCGCTACTCACTACTCACTCGTAAGTTCGCTACTCGCTCTTAAAAAGGTCAGGCACGGGTACGGGTTTCCAGGAAAGGTCAACCTAAACCGCAGTCCTGGACGTATGGGAAAATCCCGTCGCACACAACAATGCCAAACATAACCCACGTTCACTTGTTTTTTGGAAGCAATGGTTGACCCACTGAAAACAACCATGGAACCAATTACAGGAACCAAGGCGAGTCTCCCCTCGCTTTCATAACTGACCTTTGGATAATGAGGAAGTTTCAACATGCGTGATTTTCTAAAGCAGGTATTTGCGAGTCTCACCGGGCTGGTGCTCTTTAGTCTGCTGGCTCTGGTGGTCGTGATTTTCTTGATCGGGAGTATCATCAGTAGCTCGGGCGGTAAACCCGAGCCGAAAGTGGATGACAAAGCGGTTCTGGTCTTCAATCTTTCAACCAACATTTCGGATGCCGCCCCTGATGCTGATCCTATCAAAGCATTTCAGGATGCGGCGTTTGGGAGCCGGACCAAAAGTATTTCGTTGAGTACGGTGCTCGACACTTTGGACAAGGCATCCAAAGACAAGCGCATTGTTGGACTGTACCTGTACGGCAACTTACAAGCCGAAGGATATGGCTCCGGGTTTGCCGCGCTCAAGGAAGTTCGGGAAGCCCTGGAACGCTTCCGGGCCGCCGGGAAAACCATTACCTTCTATGACATGGGAATTGGCGAGCAAGAGTATTATCTGGCCTCGGTCGCCAATACCATCGCGCTCAACCCGTTTGGCGCCGTCGAAATGAACGGGTTTGCCTCACAGCCGATGTTTCTGGCCGATGCCTTCAAAAAGTATGGAATTGGCGTTCAAGTGACCCGGGTTGGAAAATACAAATCAGCGGTCGAGCCTTATCTTTTAAATAAAATGAGCCCGGAAAATCGCGAGCAGCTTGAAAATCTGCTTGGCGATAACTGGAACGAATTCCTGACCGCCGTGGGCAAGAGCCGCAATATTCCAGTTGCCGATCTTCAGAAAATTGCGGATGAACAAGCGCTCCTGATCGGTGAACAGGCCAAACAACAAAAGCTGGTTGATAAGGTGGTGTATTTTGACGAAATCGTCACCGACCTCAAGAAACTTACCAACACGCCTGACAAAGACACAACCTTCCGCCAAATCAGCCTGCCTGCCTATTCAAAGGTTTCACGTGAATCACTGGGGATTGCCAAAGAATCAAAGAATCTGATTGCCGTGGTGTATGCCGAAGGTGAAATCGTTGATGGTACAGGCACTTCAGATCAGATTGGCGGTGACCGGCTGGCCAAACAACTGCGCGATTTGCGGCAGGATCCGGATGTCAAAGCCGTGGTGCTACGAGTCAACAGTCCCGGTGGAAGCGCCAGCGCCTCCGAAGTCATCCAGCGGGAAATCATCCTGACCAAAAAAGCCAAGCCGTTGATTGTGTCAATGGGCTCCTATGCAGCTTCCGGCGGGTACTGGATTTCGACCTATGCCGATCATATCTTTGCCGAACCCAATACCATTACCGGCTCAATTGGCGTGTTTGGGTTGTTGATTAACGTTGGCCAGCTTGCGAACGACCATGGCGTGGCCTGGGATACCGTCAAAACTGGGAAATATGCCGATCTGGGCACGATTTCACGACCGAAAACAGACGAAGAACTGGCGCTCATTCAAAAAACCGTTGACCAGATTTATGACCAGTTTCTGGCCAAAGTCTCTGAATCACGCAAATTGCCCCGCGAAAAAGTCGCTGAAATTGCCCAGGGCCGGGTCTGGTCAGGCATTGATGGCAAAGAGTTGGGCCTGGTGGATGAGCTTGGCGGCCTGCAGGACGCCATCAAGTTTGCCGCCAAGAAAGCCAACCTTGGCGACAACTGGAAAACGACTGAATATCCAAAACCAACTTCCACGGAAGAAAAAATTCGTGAGTTGCTGACTTCTGACGACCAGCCTGATCGGTTGGCGAAAACCACCGCGGTTGTGCGTGAATTTGGCCGATTACAGGAAGAATTGTCGGTTTTAAACTCAATGAATGACCCGGTGCATGTGTATGCACGATTGCCATTTTCAATTCGAATTGACTAAATATGGAGTGCGGCGGCTTGACGCCGCACTCCAAACTATTCCTCTTTGTGGAACCCCCGATGAATGAAGCTGAGCTTCTGACTGCTAAAATATTGATTGTTGATGATATACAGGCCAACGTGTTGCTGTTTGAAGCCATGTTGAAGTCGGAAGGCTACAGCAATGTCTACGGCACGACCGATTCCCGCAAAGCGGCTGATTTGTACCGCCTGTACAAACCTGACCTGGTGCTGCTGGATCTGGATATGCCCTATCTGAACGGGTTTGATGTTATGGATCAATTGAAAGAAATTGAATCCGAGTCATACCTGCCGGTCCTGGTATTGACTGGCCTCTCTGATCAGAGTGTTCGGATTCGGGCGCTTGAGTTTGGGGCTCGTGACTTTTTGTGCAAACCATTTGAACACGTCGAGGCATTAACCCGGATTCGCAACCTGGTCGAGGTGCGGCTGCTGCACAACGCCGTTCGGGAGCAAAACCGGATATTGGAGGAAAAGGTCCGCGAACGCACTCGCAAACTCCGCGAAACTCAGCTCGATATTATTCGTCGGCTCGGGCGGGCGGCTGAATACCGTGACAACGAAACCGGGTTTCATGTGATCCGCATGAGCCACTTCAGCGCCTGTCTGGCCCGAACCGTGGGATTTACCGATGCCGAATGCGAAATCCTGCTCTATGCCAGCCCAATGCATGATGTTGGAAAGATTGGAATTCCAGACCACATCTTGTTGAAAAATGCCCCACTCACCTCTGAGGAGTGGACCATTATGAAAACCCACACGGTCATTGGATCAGACCTGCTGGCTGGACACGATTCAGAGTTAATGCAACTGGCATCGGAACTCGCCTTATGTCATCACGAAAAATGGGATGGGAGCGGGTATCCGCGAGGGTTAAAAGGTGAGGAAATTCCACTGATTGCCCGCATTGTGGCTTTATGCGACGTGTTTGACGCCCTCACATCAGCCCGACCGTATAAAAAAGCCTGGTCGATTGAGGAAACCATGGCCTATATCGAAGGGGAAAGTGGAAAACACTTTGACCCCAATCTGGTTGGACTCTTTAAGCAGGTCTTGCCTGAAATCCTCGAAATCAGGGCACGCTATGCCGACCCGGTTGTTCCCAGGCTGACACACCACAGCCTGCACGAGCGCCCGACCAGAATTGAATAGGTGCAGGTGGGGGTTGGGGTACGGTGTGGTTTCTTATTCAAAAAACTGTAACGGTGATGCCAGTTATGGCTCTCACGATTTGCTCCCTTCACCACTTACACTGAGCAGTCCTTTATCCAAAAGGACATCAATCACAAAATAAATTACAAAATCACAGTACGGAACCTCGCCCTGCAGGTTGGCGATGGAAGATCCGTGTTTTATTCGCTCCCAAATGACCTGAGCTGCTTTTTCATGCATGGACTCAGTCCAGGTCAACGACGGAGTGCCTGGAATGTACTTCAAATGGGGATCTGGATGCTTCAACTTGAGCTGACGCAGTTCATCCTGCATGCGAACCGCTTCGAGCAACAGGTTAAATCCGGGTAAATGAATTGTTCCTTGAGGGGCGCCGGAATCAGGTGGGGCACCTTCCTGAAAGGTAAAGCTGCCGTGATATTCAGACTGAAAAAGCTGATAAAACGCCTCTTCCCCGTTGAGCACTCCACAGCGGGTATAGACCACCCTGCCATTCACCAGGTGAATGGTGGCGGCTGGCATTTCAATGTCATCCGATGAAGCCCACAGTCCTGAATGGGCAAAACCCACTTCAAGTGCGGTCACGCTCAAGACGCCGGTTTGACGGGATTGAATCAGCGTTTGAATGACCGTGGCCAGGTCGAAAAAGTTGAGATTTCCCTGTAACCGTTTATATGAATGGGTTTGCAGCTTTTTATAGGTGCTGTCGAGTTGGCGTGCCAGTGCCGTGCAGACAGCCAGAGCAAACTCTGGAACGGTTAAAATCAGAGTCCGGAAAACAGATTGGGTCAATTTCAACATCACGGCGCCTTCTGGAATCCGGGCGGCAGAGTGGTGGGTGGCCCCATCCAGTAAAATGGCCGAGGCACCCAAAACGTCCCCGCTTCCAAGATACGTCGCCAGATCCAGCTCGCCAGTTTCGTTGTTGTCACGCCAAACCTCGACCACACCCGATTTAATCACATACAGATATTCGCATGCCTGACCAACCCGAAACAGGTAGCTGCCTGCCGGGTAGATTTCAACCATACCGGCAGCCAGGATCATTGACAGGTGTTCGTGGCTTAAACCTCCGAAATAGCGTGAGTTTTGCAGAAAATCAATTTCTTCAGTTTCAGAAACAATGACCTGCACCCGCATCGCCGGGCCGCCAATTCCAAGTTCAATCAAATCATGGTTGGCCAGTTCGATTTGCCCATTCACGCGCTGGCCGTTGACAAAGGTGCCGTTCCGGCTGCCTAAATCATAGAGCACAAGGTGGTTTCCTTCGCGCCGGAACTCAGCGTGCTGACGGGAAGCGACCCGATCAGTGGCGGTGGCATCACCAATGCGAATGTCACTTTCCACACCACGACCAACATGGATGACTGGCAATGTATATTCTTCAACCTGACCTTCCCGACTCCCATTCAAATGGGTGAAGATGATTTTCATGCTGCCCCTCGCACAAATGATTGCCTGGTTCTTTCTTTTTGAAACTCCCCGCGCCAAAAACACTGAAGAGGCTGAAGAGGTGAGTGGAACGCCATTTCAGGGGAGGTGCTGGATGAACTGCTGTTCAAGTGTATCAAATCTAATCCAAAAACAGCCGAGATTTTTTTGCCGCTTATCACAGTACCAGGACAGAAATTATTTTACCCCTGATAAGAAAACCGCCTACTTTCTAATCACACCGGATTTCAATCAAACAACTCAGAATGAATTTTCACCACACTGTTGTAAAAAAATTTCCTGACTTTGAAAGAATTTCCCACCATATTTGAAAGAATAACTGCCTTTTCGTTGGTACAGACCATTAGGGTATCCAACCTCATCATTTCTATTTTTCTGATATAACCCCTTATGAAAGAATACTTTAGTCGAGCAGATCATTAAATATCCGTAGAACTGTCTCGATTTTTCTGGAACTGGCATATCAGTTGCACGTGTATATGACATATCTCTTCAACGCAACACCTCCAACTTCGAACTTGAAAGAATAATTATAAGGAAGGTTTTTATGGCTAACGCAATTGCATCACTGTTTTTACTGGCATTTATCGGCATTTGGGGCGTGATTGGTGTGGCATTTATCATTCGCGGCCTGTGGTTGAGTCTCGGGTTGGAATCGCCAACCTCGATTGACTGGTCACAGTTCAACATTGCGAAAAATCTCTTTGCGAATCCTCAGTATTTTGACGTCATCAGCGCGTTCAGCCGCGTCAGCGCCCGATTGATGAGTTTTTAATCTTGGGCTAAACGCTGGCAATAAAGTGGCAACTTGAAGTTCCGCACATAGTGACTAAAGGATGAAAAAACTTTTAGTTGACAGAAACCCCGGTTTCGACGTATAGTGCGCGACTTGCTCATAACTTAATAGAGTGAGTACGTATCAGGCCCTCAGGTCCTGCACGTTTGTAAGCTTGCGAACTCCGCCAGGGTCGGAAGACAGCAACGGTAGTAAGTCTTATGAAGTGTGTGGGGTAACTTGAGGGCCTGGCCCTTTTTCGGGGCACAATTTCCCTCCTTGTCATTCCTCCCGTTGCAAATTCAGTTTCAAAATATCCCCAGTTGCAGTATTTTGCGGTGTTCAACATAACTCCACCACTCATCCTCGACACATTCACGCTGAGGCGCAGAATTTATGTCCTATCAGGTCATTGCCCGCAAATGGCGGCCCCAGGCATTTGAAGAAGTTACCGGGCAGGAAGCCATCACCCGGACGCTCCGCAATGCCATCACTGGGAATCGGTTGCACCATGCTTTTTTATTTGCCGGCCCACGTGGCGTCGGCAAAACCACCACCGCCCGCCTGCTGGCCAAAGCCCTCAATTGCCAGTCTGGACCAACCGCCACCCCCTGTGGCCAGTGCCCATCCTGCCTGGAAGTCACCAACGGGAACTCGATTGACGTGCTTGAAATTGACGCCGCTTCCCACACCGGCGTTGACAATATTCGGGATGTCATTATCAGCACGGTGGCTAATCGGCCCGCCCGCGACCGATACAAGATCTTCATCATTGACGAAGTTCACATGCTGTCAATCAGTGCCTTCAATGCGCTCCTCAAGACGCTTGAAGAACCGCCATCGCACGTGATCTTCATCATGGCCACCACCGAACTGCACAAAGTGCCCGAAACGATTCTTTCACGGTGCCAGCAGTTTGAATTTCGAACCATCAGCACTGAAAAAATTGCCGAACGCCTTCGCCTGATTGGTCAGGCTGAACACATCACCATTTCCCAGGATGCCCTGTTGCGGATTGCTTCAGCGGGTCGCGGCAGCATGCGCGACGCCCAATCCGCGTTTGATCAGGTGATTGCCTTTACCGGGACGACGATTGAAGAAAAGGATGTGCTGGCTTCATTGGGGATGATTGGACCGCAGTTTGTCGGCCAGGTGATTGATGCCCTGGTGGCCCGCGACGGCAAACACATGCTCACGCTGGTGGATGAACTGGTGCGCACCGGATATGACCTGCGGCAATTCTTGCACGAAGTCATGACCTATCTGCGGCATATGCTTGTCTTTCAAGCGGCAGGTGCTGACTCGGAACTCCTCCCGGTTTCTGAAAGTGAAGGCCGTCAGATCGAGCAGCATGCCCGCACTTTTTCAAGCGAAGATCTGGTCCGGTTTTTCACGCTCCTCACCGACGTTGAGCAATCCCTGCGCACCGCCCCTGAACCACGCTTTCAGTTGGAATTTGGGCTGGTCAAATTGACCCAACTGGCACATCTCAAAAGCCTTGAAACACTCCTGGCCCAGCTTGAAAAACTGATTGGAACTGGGGGGATGCCGTCACCGGCACCATCCACGCCGCCAACACCAGCATCTCCTTCTGGAAGTGGAGGGCGCGGCCCGGCAGCACCATCCGGCAGTCGCGGGAATCCGCCGCCAGCCCCATCGCGACCATTGCCACCGCCTCGACCACAGTTTTCTGGTACTTCAGCCATACCTGTTGCCCCGCCGCAGTTTTCCGCGGGGTCAACGCCACCGCCAGCACCGCCGCGTCCAACTTTTACGCCACCATCGCTTCCGCCCGAAATTACCAACCGGATCCCGGTGGCCCAAACGGCTCGACCCGCTTTGGCGCCAACCGTAGCTCCCGCCGCAATAGCGCCCAGCCCATCAGATGAGCCCTCAACACCGAATCTGCCACCCTGGATGGATGATCTGACAGCCCCACCACCAGAACCGCCAGATGATTTTGACGAATCA is part of the Acidobacteriota bacterium genome and harbors:
- a CDS encoding FHA domain-containing protein; amino-acid sequence: MKIIFTHLNGSREGQVEEYTLPVIHVGRGVESDIRIGDATATDRVASRQHAEFRREGNHLVLYDLGSRNGTFVNGQRVNGQIELANHDLIELGIGGPAMRVQVIVSETEEIDFLQNSRYFGGLSHEHLSMILAAGMVEIYPAGSYLFRVGQACEYLYVIKSGVVEVWRDNNETGELDLATYLGSGDVLGASAILLDGATHHSAARIPEGAVMLKLTQSVFRTLILTVPEFALAVCTALARQLDSTYKKLQTHSYKRLQGNLNFFDLATVIQTLIQSRQTGVLSVTALEVGFAHSGLWASSDDIEMPAATIHLVNGRVVYTRCGVLNGEEAFYQLFQSEYHGSFTFQEGAPPDSGAPQGTIHLPGFNLLLEAVRMQDELRQLKLKHPDPHLKYIPGTPSLTWTESMHEKAAQVIWERIKHGSSIANLQGEVPYCDFVIYFVIDVLLDKGLLSVSGEGSKS
- the dnaX gene encoding DNA polymerase III subunit gamma/tau, translated to MSYQVIARKWRPQAFEEVTGQEAITRTLRNAITGNRLHHAFLFAGPRGVGKTTTARLLAKALNCQSGPTATPCGQCPSCLEVTNGNSIDVLEIDAASHTGVDNIRDVIISTVANRPARDRYKIFIIDEVHMLSISAFNALLKTLEEPPSHVIFIMATTELHKVPETILSRCQQFEFRTISTEKIAERLRLIGQAEHITISQDALLRIASAGRGSMRDAQSAFDQVIAFTGTTIEEKDVLASLGMIGPQFVGQVIDALVARDGKHMLTLVDELVRTGYDLRQFLHEVMTYLRHMLVFQAAGADSELLPVSESEGRQIEQHARTFSSEDLVRFFTLLTDVEQSLRTAPEPRFQLEFGLVKLTQLAHLKSLETLLAQLEKLIGTGGMPSPAPSTPPTPASPSGSGGRGPAAPSGSRGNPPPAPSRPLPPPRPQFSGTSAIPVAPPQFSAGSTPPPAPPRPTFTPPSLPPEITNRIPVAQTARPALAPTVAPAAIAPSPSDEPSTPNLPPWMDDLTAPPPEPPDDFDESPTLLPPPTQANSGVRGTQPPPVRPPLSLVATPDQPVSRLDLKAEGALEILRDRLSAEFETSKKPLLLMTLDKMVRVELDGTEVGLILPPDAVEAHKQLSLPPNLMALQDALRRITGMPYRPRIKFEKTAASRPTALSESDVTASRSRHQAESDPVVQALLQTFRGELTQVKPG